The DNA window GCCTGGCACGCCGTATACGTGGAAACCCCCGAGCTGCAACGCCTGCCGGAGCCACGGCGGCGCGCCATACTTAAAACGCTGAAGCTCGCCCAGGATCTGGGAGCGGAAACGGCCACCCTCCCGGCGCAGGATGAGGTCGAGGCTCTGCTCGATTACGCGCGGCGCAACAATCTCGGCCGGATCGTCGTGGGGCGCAGCACGCGCGCGCGGCTCCGCTGGTGGGAACGACAGCCGTTCAGCCAGCGCCTTGGCACGAAAGCGCCCGACATCGATTTCCTGACTGTGGCGCGAGAGGAAGATCGCGCGCGCCGTGAGACCAGCGCTGAGGTGGAGCCGCGCGAGGACGGCAAACGTGCGACGCGCCTTTTTTTGGTTCTTTGTACGCCACGCTGACCTGCACCGCGATCACGCTGTTCGCGACGCCGCTGCGGCATTACTTCGATCTCGCCAACATCGTGATGCTGTTCCTGCTCGGCGTGGTGTTCATCGCCTACCGGTTCGGGCGCGGCCCGGTGGCGCTTGCCGCCGTGCTAGGCGTCGCCTCGTTTGACTTCTTCTTTGTGCCGCCGCGGCTCACCTTCGCGGTCAGCAATGTACAGTACCTGTTCACGTTTACAGTCATGTTGATTGTCGGTCTGGTAACCGGACATCTCACCGCCGGGTTGCGCTATCAAGCGCGGGTGGCAGGCTATCGCGAAGAGCGTGCCCGCAGCCTAAGCGAGATGGCCAAGTCGCTGTCCTCGGCCTTGGTCGAGACACAGGTGGTCGAGATCAGCGATAAGTTCGTGGAGTCGAGTTTCCGCGCCAAGGCAGCGATCCTGCTGCCCGATCTGTCCGGCAAGCTGGAAGTGCCGGCCGCGCATGGCGCAGTGCCGGCCTACGACTTGGCGGTGGCGCAGTGGTGCTACGACAAGAACGAGCCGGCCGGAGCGGCACCGACACACTGCCGGCGAATTCGCAGCTCTATCTGCCGCTCAAGGCGCCCATGCGGGTGCGTGGCGTGCTGGTGGTCGAGCCGAGCAAAGCGCGCCTGCTCATGATCCCCGAGCAACGCCGCTGCTCGACACCTTCGCGGCGTTGGCCGCGATCGCGCTCGAACGCATCCATTTTGTATCGGTCGCCCAGGACACGCTGATCAAGATGGAATCCGAGCGGCTGCGGAACACGCTGTTGGCGGCGCTCTCCCACGACCTGCGCATCTACATGGGGCACCTGCGGCAAAAACGCGAAGATGATCCGGGACGGGCCAAGCAACTGATCACTGAGACAGGCATCGGCTACCGATTCGTCCCTGCCTGATTCCCAATCGTGTGTCCGGTATGAGGTGCCCGGCTTTGAGAAAAGATTCGGCATCGGGGAGCAAGGTCAGTTTCTCGCGCTCGCGCGAGACGGCAAACGGTCCTGAAATTTGGTACCTCGGGCCGATGAAAGCCAGGCCCAGGGAAGGGCCTGCTTGGCGCGCCGAGGATGCAATGGCCCGAAAATTCCGCGGTTCTGGACCGAGATTCGCGTGATTGACAATTCCAAGGTCCATCAGTACTGTTTCTTTCGACGAAAAAGGGCGTTTATTCTTCCTATACCCATGCGATCGATTCGGCCGGGCTCGCGGCCTTGGCGCTATTCACCTATTACACCCACAGCCTTCGAGCATGCGGGGATGAAGGTCAGCTTCGACCTCTTGGGTTTCTAAACTCACCGCAGGTAAGGAGATCGGAAATGGCGATTGAGCAGTTCATCGGTTTGAAAAAGAGACCATGTCGTTGCCTTTCAAAACGTCACGCCTATTTTGTAGGTCTCGCGTTCGCGCTGACGGGCATGCGTTCACATGCTATCGATACTGGGCCAGGAGTTTTCAGCTTCAGTACCGGTTTCGACTTCAGCTCAGGAGACTACGGAGATACTGAAGACACGGATATCTGGTATGTCCCGTTTTTGTTCAGATACGAATGGTTTCCTCTGACCGCCCGCTTAACCGTGCCCTATTTGGAGATCACCGGGCCCGGTGGCGTGGTGGTCGGCGACGGTAGACCACTCGTCGTAGGACCGACGTCCGCTCCTAGAACCACAGAAACCGGCATCGGTGATGTGGTGGCAAGCGTTATGTATAGCTTCGAACCACCGCCGACCAGCCTTATCCCCTTCATTGATCTTACTTTTAAGGTCAAATTTCCTACCGCCGATGAAAGCCGCGGTTTGGGAACAGGTTCCTATGACTACATCTTCCAAGCGGATGTCTCCGAAAGCTTTGGCATGCTCACCCCGCTTGCCGGGTTTGGGTACAAACTTAAAGGTGATGCGCCTGGAGTTCCTCTGGATAACGTATTCTTTGCCTTTGGCGGCTTAGCATACAAATTCACCGATCAGCTAACGAGCGGTGCGTTTTTGGACTGGCAGGAGAATGCTTCAGCCGCGGCGGACGATGCACTCGAGTTCTCGCCCTATTTCACGTGGAAATTCAATCCGACCTGGTCGTTCACCGGTTATGGGGTGGTCGGTTTTACGGACGGCAGTCCGGATGAAGGGGGCGGAGTGCAAATTAAATATACACCCTGAGCCCGGCGCGCCGAGCCACGTTCCGGCAGCGGCATCTGTTCCCAAAAAAACGCCTTTGCTCTTTTCACCTCGAGAAGAGCTAGGGATTCAGGGACTCAGCGTGTCGGAGTTCTCTGATGTCCAATTCTAAATAGTCGTTCATCTATCCGCCGGAAGAAAGAAACCGCTTGCGCCTATGTCAATAATAGAAGAAGCTACGTTCGGAGGGGGTGATGGGTGCAATTGCACCCGGGTAGAGCATCATTGTCGGAAGGAGTAGGTCTATGGCTACGGTTGCCCCCAATTTTTTTGCTCTTGCCGATCGGCATACGCTTGAGAAAGATTCTTATCCGGGCGAGGAATTGCTTTGGTACCGCGTGACAAAGGTTGCGGGCCAAAACCCGGACACTATCACCTATTTCTGCGAGCATCAAAAAGAAAATAGACCGGCTGTCCTCAAAGAGTACTTCCCAGCGCGGCTTGCACGGCGCGGGGCTGATGGGATGGTCGTTTTGTGTCACGACTCGTCCATCGCAGATTTTAATCGCGGGTTGGAAATTTTTATCGGTGAAGCTG is part of the Pseudomonadota bacterium genome and encodes:
- a CDS encoding DUF4118 domain-containing protein, giving the protein MYATLTCTAITLFATPLRHYFDLANIVMLFLLGVVFIAYRFGRGPVALAAVLGVASFDFFFVPPRLTFAVSNVQYLFTFTVMLIVGLVTGHLTAGLRYQARVAGYREERARSLSEMAKSLSSALVETQVVEISDKFVESSFRAKAAILLPDLSGKLEVPAAHGAVPAYDLAVAQWCYDKNEPAGAAPTHCRRIRSSICRSRRPCGCVACWWSSRAKRACS